Below is a window of Arthrobacter sp. SLBN-112 DNA.
ACTTCGCCGCGCGCCTGCCGCAGCAGGGACCTGAGGGCGGCGCGTCCCATTTCTTCGAGGGGCTGTGCCACGGAGCTCAACGATGGCACCGATTGCTCACCCTGGTTGGTGCCGTCAAAACCGATCAGGCTGATGTCTTCGGGAACCCTGATTCCGTGGTGCCGCGCTTCGCTCAGGACGCCCAGGGCAATGGCGTCACTGCCGGCAAAGATGGCAGTAGGGAGGGAATCAAGCTTCAACAACTCTTTGAAGCCACTGACCCCGCTCTCGGTCCGGAAGCGGCCTCCGGAGACTATGTATTGGGGGTCAACCTTGATGCCTTGGGCCATGAGCGCAGCCATGTATCCGTGCAGCCGCGCCTGGTTGCATTCAGCGTCTTCTATGCCGCCGATGTAGGCGATCCGCCGGTGTCCCAGTCCCAGCAGGTGCTCAGTGGCGGCTTTGCCGCCCGCCCAGTTGGTGGCCCCAACGCTGACGACGTCAGCTGAGGGCGGGTTGAGCGGGTCAATGACGACGACGGGGATCTGACGGCGCCGGAATGCATGCAGTTGCGCTTCGCTAAAGGCAGAGGTGACCACGATCATCCCGGCCCGGCCCTCTTCGAGCATGCGCTGGGCGCGGCGTTCCGGAGTATGTCTGCCAGGAGTGGATTGGCCGGTGACGCTCACCAGGATTTCGACGTCGGCGCCGGCGGCGAATTGCAGAATGCCATTCAGGACCTGGATGGTGTACGCGGAGTCGAGCACATCGATGACCACTTCCACCACGGTCCCGCTTTCGGCGGCTGCCCGACGCTGCACAGGCGATTTGTACCCCGCTTGCTCCAGGGCTGCGAGGATTCGGGCCCTGGTTTCCGGCGCCACATCATCACGGCCGTTCACCACCTTGGAAACCGTCGGAGCCGAGACCCCTGCCTGCCTGGCCACCGTGGCGAGCGTTGGCTTTGTCCGCTCAGGCATCTTGGTCGTCATGGAGTTCGCAATCTTTCGAAAGTAAATTGGGTCTCCATTGTGCAGAGCGGGCATCAAGTCGGTCAAGGACCCCAGGGAACTCATGGTTGTAGTTCAAAAGAGGCTCCACAATCCCTTGACGACGCCAAGCTTTCAGGCTTTAGTTTAGAGCGTGACTTATATCACCGATCGAAATGTTTCGAATAATCGTCGGAGCTGACGCCCCGCACTCGACAGCAAATAGACAATGGAGAAGCAATGAAGCAATCCCAGACCTCCCGGCGTTCTTTCCTCGCCCTCGCTGCCCTTACTCCCTTTGCCGTTGCCGCAACGTCTGCCTGCGGGACGTCCGGTCCGGGGCGCCTCCAGCGGTGGCGGGGGCGCCAGCATGTGGTTCCTTTCCGGCGAGCCGAACCAGACCAATATGCAGAAGGCAGTCGATGCCTTCAACCAGGCAAACCCCGATAACAAAATCGCGATCACGTTCTTCCAGAACGACGCCTACAAGACCAAGATTAAGACCGCCATTGGCGCCAACCAGGCCCCCACCATCATCTACAACTGGGGCGGCGGCACCCTGAAGTCGTACGCTGAGGCGAACCAGGTCGAGGACCTGACCAGCTGGCTGGATTCCGAGCCCGACCTGAAGAAGAAGTTCTTTCCCTCGACGTTCAGCGCGGCCACCGTCAACGGCAAGATCTACGCCCTGCCCAACATGTACGTCGGTCCGATTGTCCTGTTCTACAACAAGGAGCTTTTCCAGAAGGCAGGCGTCCAGCCGCCCAAGACCTGGGACGACGTCATGTCACTGGTCAAGACCTTCAACGGCATGGGGGTGGCACCCTTCTCACTCGGTGGCCAGTCGCGCTGGACCTCGATGATGTGGCTGGAATACCTGCTGGACCGCATTGGCGGACCCGACGTGTTCAAGGCGATCTTCGAAGGCAAGCCAAATGCCTGGACGGATCCCGCCGTGATCGAGACCGGCACCAAGATCCAGGAGCTGGTTTCTGCCGAAGGCTTCATCAAAGGCTTCTCCTCCATCACCGCTGACTCAAATGCGGACCAGGCCCTTCTGTTCTCGGGCAAGGCCGCCATGATGCTGCACGGTTCCTGGACGTACGGCCCTATGAAGAAGGCAGGCCAGAACTTCGTGCAGGACGGGAAACTCGGCTTCGTTCAGTTCCCCACCATTCCCGGCGGCAAGGGCGACCCGAAGAACGGCGTCGGAAACCCGGCGAACTATCAGTCCATTTCCGCCAAGGCCAGCGACAAGGAAAAGGAGTCCGCCAAGAAGTTCCTCAAGGACGGCATCATGACCGACACGATGATCGATGCCTACATCAACTCCGGCTCCGTGCCCATCGTCAACGGCATCGAAAACAAGCTGAACACTTCCCCGGACAAGGAATTCCTCAACTTCGTCTATGACCTCGCCAAGAACGCCCCCAGCTTCCAGCAGTCCTGGGACCAGGCGCTGAGCCCCACCGCAGCCGAGGCCCTGCTGAACAACATCGACCAGCTGTTCCTGAAGTCGATCACCCCGCAGCAGTTCGCCGAGAACATGAACGCCACCCTGGGCAAATGAGTAACGCAATTTCCACCGCCCCGGGGGCCGCCGTCGGCACCAAGGATTCCAGGCAAACCGAAAAGCGCAAGGCCGCCCTGGCGTGGCTGACAGTGCCGGCGCTGTTCTTCTTCCTGGTCTTCGCCGTCATCCCGCTGGCCGGTGTGCTCATCCTCAGCTTCGCCAGCTGGGATGGAATCGGCGCCATCGGGGCGGCGGGGATGGACAACTGGTTCTCCGTGCTGGCGGATCCCGGACTCTACAACGCCTTGGGCCTTACCTTCCTGATCATGATCGTCTCGTGGCTGGTCCAGACCCCCATCAGCCTCCTTCTGGGCGTCTTCACGGCGGGAAGCCAGCGCTACCGGGCGGCCCTTGCCGTCCTGTACTTCCTGCCCCTGCTGCTGTCCTCAGCCGCCGTCGCCATCGCCTTCAAGGCCCTTTTGGACCCGAACTTCGGCCTGGCAACCGGCCTGGGGCTGCCTTTCCTGGCGCAGGACTGGCTGGGGGTACCCCAGCTGGCCGTGGGCCTGGTCATCTTCGTCATCGCCTGGCAGTTCGTTCCGTTCCACACGCTCATCTACCAAGGCGGCGTGCGGCAGATCCCGAAGTCCCTCTACGAGGCAGCGCAGATCGACGGCGCCGGAACCATCAAGCAGTTCTTCCACATCACCCTGCCCCAGTTGAAGTACACCATCATCACCTCCTCAACGTTGATGGTGGTGGGTTCGCTGACCTACTTCGACCTGATCTTCGTCCTCACCGGCGGCGGACCGGGAAACTCCACGCGGATCCTTGCCCTCGATATGTACCTGCGGGGCTTCCGGGCCAACCTCATGGGGCCGGCCAGCGTCATCGCCGTCATTCTCGTCATCATCGGCCTTGCACTTGCCTTGTTCCTCCAACGCCTTGGAGGCAAGGACAAACAAGGCAGCCAATTGGAAGGTCTGTAGGGTGAGTACCGTCTTGAAAACCGCCGGGGATGCCCCGGCCCGCTCCGCCGCCAATCCCACCACCGCCAAGCGGGGGCTCGCCGGCCGCATGAAGCGGCTGAACATCCCCGGCGGCTTGGGCGGCTGGATTTGGCTGGCCATTATCATCCTGCCGATCTACTACGTGGTGATCACCAGCCTTAAGACGCAGGCAGGGTACTTCGGCCAGAATCCCCTGGCCTTCCCCACCTCGCCCACGCTGGAGAACTACCAGCTGGTCCTCGAGGCAGACTTCGCCAAGTACTTCATGAACAGCGCCATCGTGACGCTCGGTTCCGTAATTCCCACCGTGCTGATTTCGTTCATGGCCTCGTTCGCGATCGTCCGTGGCAGCGGGAGGTTCCTCAAGCTGGTCAACGGCATGTTCCTCATGGGGCTGGCCATCCCGCTCCAGGCCACGATCATCCCGATCTACCTGATGATCATCCGCCTCAACCTGTACGACAGCCTGCTGGCGCTCATGCTGCCGTCCATAGCATTTGCCATCCCCTTGACTGTGCTGATCCTCTCCAACTTCATCCGTGACGTCCCGAACGAACTGTTCGAGTCGATGCGGCTGGACGGCTGCAGCGAGTGGCAGACCATGTGGCGGCTCGCCCTGCCGTTGACCCGCCCGGCCATTGTGACCGTTGCCATCTACAACGGCCTGCATGTCTGGAACGGGTTCCTGCTTCCGCTGGTGCTCACCCAGAGCCCCAGCCTGCGGGTCCTGCCCCTGGGCCTATGGACCTTCCAGGGTGAATTCAGCGTCAACATCCCGGCCGTGCTCGCCTCGGTGATGCTCAGCACGCTGCCCATCTCTGGTGCTCTATGTCATCGGCCGGCGCCAACTGCTCGCAGGCCTGACGGCCGGCTTCAGCAAGTAGAAAGAACCGTTACATGACCACAGCAAAACCACTCCGGGTGGGCAT
It encodes the following:
- a CDS encoding LacI family DNA-binding transcriptional regulator, with amino-acid sequence MTTKMPERTKPTLATVARQAGVSAPTVSKVVNGRDDVAPETRARILAALEQAGYKSPVQRRAAAESGTVVEVVIDVLDSAYTIQVLNGILQFAAGADVEILVSVTGQSTPGRHTPERRAQRMLEEGRAGMIVVTSAFSEAQLHAFRRRQIPVVVIDPLNPPSADVVSVGATNWAGGKAATEHLLGLGHRRIAYIGGIEDAECNQARLHGYMAALMAQGIKVDPQYIVSGGRFRTESGVSGFKELLKLDSLPTAIFAGSDAIALGVLSEARHHGIRVPEDISLIGFDGTNQGEQSVPSLSSVAQPLEEMGRAALRSLLRQARGEVLDSHRVELATQVIVRESTAPPAA
- a CDS encoding extracellular solute-binding protein, with translation MQKAVDAFNQANPDNKIAITFFQNDAYKTKIKTAIGANQAPTIIYNWGGGTLKSYAEANQVEDLTSWLDSEPDLKKKFFPSTFSAATVNGKIYALPNMYVGPIVLFYNKELFQKAGVQPPKTWDDVMSLVKTFNGMGVAPFSLGGQSRWTSMMWLEYLLDRIGGPDVFKAIFEGKPNAWTDPAVIETGTKIQELVSAEGFIKGFSSITADSNADQALLFSGKAAMMLHGSWTYGPMKKAGQNFVQDGKLGFVQFPTIPGGKGDPKNGVGNPANYQSISAKASDKEKESAKKFLKDGIMTDTMIDAYINSGSVPIVNGIENKLNTSPDKEFLNFVYDLAKNAPSFQQSWDQALSPTAAEALLNNIDQLFLKSITPQQFAENMNATLGK
- a CDS encoding sugar ABC transporter permease; this translates as MSNAISTAPGAAVGTKDSRQTEKRKAALAWLTVPALFFFLVFAVIPLAGVLILSFASWDGIGAIGAAGMDNWFSVLADPGLYNALGLTFLIMIVSWLVQTPISLLLGVFTAGSQRYRAALAVLYFLPLLLSSAAVAIAFKALLDPNFGLATGLGLPFLAQDWLGVPQLAVGLVIFVIAWQFVPFHTLIYQGGVRQIPKSLYEAAQIDGAGTIKQFFHITLPQLKYTIITSSTLMVVGSLTYFDLIFVLTGGGPGNSTRILALDMYLRGFRANLMGPASVIAVILVIIGLALALFLQRLGGKDKQGSQLEGL